One Candidatus Zixiibacteriota bacterium genomic window carries:
- the kbl gene encoding glycine C-acetyltransferase produces MYQRVKYDLNQELIKIRDAGLLKEERIILSDQKPNIMVSFPAGAEPREVLNFCANNYLGLANHPRIVEAAHKALDKYGYGLSSVRFICGTQDLHKELERKIAEFYRTEEAILYSSCFDANGGLFESLLGPEDAIITDSLNHASIIDGIRLCKAKRFIYDHADMNSLEAVLKKAREGIDVWESPGLDKEPVPVRNILIATDGVFSMDGDIAKLKEITNLASYYCALVMVDDSHATGIVGKTGRGSIEYHDVFGKVDIITSTLGKAMGGATGGFTAGRREIIEILRQKSRPYIFSNSVPPVVVAAGIAAFELLEREGELREKLTENTIYFRAEMSRLGFDIVPGEHPIVPVLFQKFGNDIQLARDISRDLYAEGIYVVGFFFPVVPKGQSRIRVQISAAHTKEHLDRAIAAFAKVGKKYKVI; encoded by the coding sequence ATGTATCAAAGAGTGAAATATGATTTGAATCAGGAATTGATTAAAATACGGGATGCCGGGCTTCTGAAGGAGGAAAGGATTATTCTATCCGACCAGAAGCCGAATATCATGGTTTCGTTTCCCGCCGGCGCCGAGCCTCGGGAGGTGCTGAATTTCTGCGCCAATAACTACCTGGGGCTGGCCAATCACCCGCGCATCGTCGAAGCGGCGCATAAGGCGCTGGACAAATACGGTTACGGTCTTTCCTCGGTAAGGTTTATCTGCGGGACACAGGATTTGCATAAGGAATTGGAGCGGAAGATTGCGGAGTTTTATCGCACCGAGGAGGCCATTTTGTACTCCTCATGTTTCGACGCCAACGGCGGACTTTTCGAATCGCTTCTGGGGCCGGAGGATGCCATTATCACCGATTCGCTCAACCATGCGAGCATAATTGACGGGATCCGTCTCTGCAAGGCGAAACGGTTTATTTATGATCATGCCGATATGAATTCTCTGGAAGCGGTGCTCAAAAAAGCGCGCGAGGGGATTGATGTGTGGGAGAGTCCCGGCCTGGACAAGGAGCCGGTGCCGGTCAGGAACATCCTGATCGCCACCGATGGGGTATTTTCGATGGACGGCGACATCGCCAAACTCAAAGAGATTACCAACCTGGCGTCATATTACTGCGCTCTGGTGATGGTTGATGATTCTCATGCCACCGGTATTGTGGGCAAGACAGGAAGAGGCTCAATAGAGTATCATGATGTCTTTGGGAAAGTTGATATAATCACATCCACACTGGGCAAGGCGATGGGGGGCGCCACGGGTGGCTTTACCGCGGGGCGCCGCGAAATAATTGAAATCCTGCGTCAGAAATCACGGCCGTACATTTTCTCGAATTCCGTTCCGCCGGTGGTGGTTGCGGCCGGGATAGCAGCTTTTGAGCTGCTTGAGCGGGAGGGGGAATTAAGAGAGAAGCTGACGGAGAATACCATCTATTTCCGGGCCGAGATGAGCCGTCTCGGCTTTGATATTGTACCGGGCGAGCATCCGATCGTGCCGGTGCTTTTCCAGAAGTTCGGTAATGATATTCAACTGGCGCGCGATATTTCCAGGGATCTGTATGCCGAGGGGATTTATGTTGTCGGATTCTTCTTCCCGGTGGTGCCCAAAGGCCAATCGCGTATCAGGGTGCAGATTTCCGCCGCGCATACAAAGGAGCATCTGGACCGGGCGATCGCGGCTTTCGCCAAAGTGGGGAAGAAGTATAAGGTTATTTAG
- the kbl gene encoding glycine C-acetyltransferase, translated as MAFQDSVRDIFRTELENIRQGGIFKEERIICAPQSSEIEVEFPVGAAMKHVINMCANNYLGLSSHPEVIDAAHKGLDRRGYGMSSVRFICGTQDIHKELEGKLTKFLGTEDTILFPSCMDANAGVFEAVLTDQDVMIADRLVHASIVDGMRLCKAQTDTFKHSDMAHLEEKLQLHQKMRIKLIITDGAFSMDGDLAKLDQIVALAEKYGAMVFVDDSHASGFIGKTGRGTHEHCGVVGKIDIITTTLGKALGGASGGCVSGRREIVEICRQKARPYLFSNTIPPVVVSGANAVLDIISRTTERRDKLERNTIFWRKGLTEAGLIIKEGETPIVPVMLFNAKLSQDVAMALYDEGIYAVGFFFPVVPKGQARIRTQLSAAHEMHHLEKALAAFTKVGKKFDILHKTKQDIIDRFGM; from the coding sequence ATGGCCTTTCAAGACAGTGTCAGAGATATTTTCAGGACGGAATTGGAGAATATTCGTCAAGGGGGGATATTCAAAGAGGAAAGGATAATCTGTGCGCCGCAGAGTTCGGAGATTGAAGTGGAATTTCCGGTGGGCGCGGCCATGAAGCATGTAATCAACATGTGCGCCAACAATTATCTCGGTCTTTCATCGCATCCGGAGGTGATCGATGCGGCCCACAAGGGGCTGGACCGTCGCGGATACGGGATGTCCTCGGTGCGTTTCATCTGCGGGACGCAGGATATTCACAAGGAACTGGAAGGGAAGCTGACGAAATTCCTGGGAACGGAAGATACCATTCTCTTTCCTTCCTGCATGGATGCCAACGCGGGGGTGTTCGAAGCGGTCCTGACCGATCAGGATGTGATGATTGCCGATCGTCTCGTGCACGCCTCGATTGTGGACGGGATGAGGCTTTGCAAGGCGCAGACGGATACTTTCAAGCACTCCGATATGGCGCATCTGGAGGAGAAGCTGCAGTTGCATCAGAAGATGCGGATAAAATTGATTATCACCGACGGAGCGTTTTCGATGGACGGCGATCTGGCCAAGCTGGATCAGATTGTGGCACTGGCGGAGAAATACGGCGCCATGGTATTTGTCGATGATTCGCATGCCTCGGGTTTTATCGGAAAGACGGGAAGAGGGACTCATGAGCATTGCGGCGTGGTCGGCAAGATCGATATTATCACGACGACGCTGGGCAAGGCGCTGGGCGGGGCTTCGGGCGGCTGTGTCTCGGGGAGAAGAGAGATTGTGGAAATATGCCGGCAGAAGGCAAGGCCGTATCTATTTTCGAATACTATCCCTCCGGTGGTGGTTTCAGGCGCGAATGCCGTACTCGATATTATCAGCCGCACCACCGAGCGGCGCGACAAACTGGAGCGGAATACGATTTTCTGGCGGAAAGGGCTGACCGAGGCGGGATTGATTATAAAGGAAGGGGAGACGCCGATTGTTCCGGTGATGTTGTTCAACGCCAAGTTGTCCCAGGATGTTGCCATGGCTTTATATGATGAGGGGATTTATGCAGTGGGATTCTTCTTCCCGGTGGTACCCAAAGGGCAGGCACGAATCCGCACGCAGCTTTCGGCGGCGCACGAGATGCACCATCTGGAGAAGGCGCTGGCGGCTTTCACCAAGGTGGGAAAGAAGTTTGATATATTGCATAAGACGAAACAGGATATTATCGACCGGTTCGGGATGTAA
- a CDS encoding acyl carrier protein translates to MSDVKKIVLTYVKNEYLEEGDDREITFSTPLISGGIVDSFSMVSLKRFLENNYNIQIPDAKATPEAFDTVDNIYALLKDFNVQ, encoded by the coding sequence ATGTCGGACGTCAAAAAAATCGTTTTAACTTATGTAAAGAACGAATATCTCGAAGAAGGAGATGACCGCGAGATAACATTCAGCACGCCGCTCATCTCGGGCGGTATCGTCGATTCCTTTTCCATGGTTTCGCTGAAGCGGTTTCTGGAGAATAATTACAACATTCAGATACCGGATGCCAAAGCGACTCCCGAGGCATTTGATACGGTGGATAATATTTATGCACTTCTAAAAGATTTCAACGTGCAGTAG
- a CDS encoding DUF2250 domain-containing protein, whose translation MKLRESYILANCCRPGTDDAIVGYYSHDNFIKVHKFGRGNLDKAEKERLVKLEWPDITAVDAFTPGPDYALLDDLDFRILNHHRQLGIDYSLMVAATLQIHRETVFERHSRLLEMGLLQRVSAVMVQYRRNIVKGKWIKHRNHTYYDLTEKGSKYLDHYLKSRP comes from the coding sequence ATGAAGCTTAGAGAAAGCTACATCCTCGCCAATTGCTGTCGCCCCGGGACGGATGATGCCATCGTCGGGTACTACAGCCATGACAATTTCATCAAAGTCCACAAATTTGGCCGCGGCAATCTGGACAAAGCTGAAAAGGAAAGGCTGGTCAAATTGGAATGGCCTGATATAACGGCCGTTGACGCTTTCACCCCGGGTCCGGATTATGCTCTTCTGGATGACCTCGACTTCCGGATCCTTAATCACCATCGGCAACTCGGCATCGACTATTCCCTGATGGTGGCGGCGACACTTCAAATACACCGGGAAACCGTTTTTGAAAGACATTCCCGGCTTTTGGAAATGGGTCTATTACAGCGGGTTTCTGCGGTAATGGTGCAATACCGCAGGAATATTGTCAAAGGGAAATGGATAAAGCACCGCAACCACACCTATTATGATTTGACCGAAAAAGGGAGCAAATATCTGGATCACTATCTGAAAAGCAGGCCCTGA